The proteins below come from a single Oncorhynchus keta strain PuntledgeMale-10-30-2019 chromosome 1, Oket_V2, whole genome shotgun sequence genomic window:
- the rhpn1 gene encoding rhophilin-1 isoform X2, translated as MMGEESATRQPEMSDAGSDEELALPARMEEGSHNGSIRKGCDPCSQTQRSKLQHRRARINQQINKEMRMRAGAENLFRATTNHKVKETVALELSFVNSNLQLLKEELEELNSNMEVYQTESEAINVPMIPLGLKETKEVDLTVPLKDVICEHYGEDSSLFEKEIKEFMELRQAMRTPSRNEAGLELLMEYYNQLYYLDQRFFPPHRTLGVHFHWYDSLTGVPSCQRALAFEKGSVLFNVGALYTQIGARQDRSATAGIDRAIDAFQRAAGAFNYLKENFSNAPSLDMSGPSLCMLVRLMIAQVQECVFERVTLTTPDTHFITKLQVAKEAARVSDVYSLVLQTMSQTLVKDYVPFSWASMVQVKAEHFRALSHYNAAVALCDHTQSIEEGGDEESAKALFQFHVSSPAGPPLSQVLRDPEDRRKLGKAHLRCAVIRHEEAMRVHGLCKILRKMDILQEVLSFMYKRSLDKYSEMDREDDFDETAEAPEIHSQTQHKPDITPPNFSTVPVTDIFQRLGPLSVFCARARWGPVRVVSLQRGDGGLGLTLRGDSPVLVAGVVPGGCAQEAGLREGDYIVAVDGEDFKWAKHGEVVHILKSCSDRGIQLSIITLHTHHTQVDRRQVMLSPSGDEANALQRTTGRAKGQRTAPLLNWNRKKTGGGGRATKRLGSTFSLPFGNLRDCESMY; from the exons ATGATGGGAGAAGAATCTGCGACGAGGCAA CCAGAGATGTCTGACGCTGGCTCAGACGAGGAGTTGGCGCTTCCCGCACGTATGGAGGAGGGGAGTCACAACGGGAGTATCAGAAAG GGTTGTGATCCGTGCTCCCAGACCCAGCGCAGTAAGCTGCAGCACCGTAGAGCTCGTATCAACCAGCAGATCAACAAGGAGATGAGGAtgagggctggggctgagaacctCTTCAG AGCCACCACTAACCACAAGGTAAAGGAGACTGTGGCTCTAGAGCTGAGCTTTGTCAACTCTAACCTGCAGCTACTGAAGGAAGAGCTAGAGGAACTCAACAGCAATATGGAGGTCTACCAGACCGAGAG TGAAGCCATCAATGTTCCCATGATCCCACTGGGTCTGAAGGAGACCAAGGAAGTGGACCTCACTGTCCCTCTCAAG GACGTTATCTGTGAGCATTATGGAGAGGACAGCTCTTTGTTTGAGAAGGAGATCAAGGAGTTTATGGAGCTCAGACAG GCCATGCGTACCCCCAGTCGTAATGAAGCCGGTTTGGAGCTTCTGATGGAGTATTATAACCAGCTGTACTACCTGGACCAGAGGTTCTTCCCCCCACACAGAACACTAGGAGTCCACTTCCACTG GTATGACTCTCTAACAGGTGTGCCGTCGTGCCAGCGTGCGTTGGCGTTTGAGAAGGGCAGTGTGCTGTTCAACGTGGGGGCTCTCTACACACAGATAGGAGCCAGACAGGACCGCTCTGCTACAGCTGGCATAGACCGGGCTATAGACGCCTTCCAGAGAGCTGCAG GTGCATTTAACTATCTGAAGGAGAACTTCTCCAACGCTCCCAGTCTGGATATGAGTGGCCCGTCACTATGCATGCTGGTCCGCCTGATGATTGCCCAGGTGCAGGAGTGTGTGTTCGAAAGAGTCACACTCACAACTCCGGACACGCACTTCATCACCAAGCTACAAGTGGCAAAGGAGGCCGCACGG GTATCTGATGTGTATAGCTTGGTGCTCCAGACCATGTCTCAGACCCTTGTGAAGGACTATGTCCCGTTCTCCTGGGCCTCCATGGTTCAAGTGAAAGCCGAACACTTTAGAGCCCTCTCCCACTACAATGCTGCTGTCGCTCTCTGTGACCACACCC AGTCCATTGAGGAAGGGGGTGACGAAGAGTCGGCGAAGGCTCTCTTCCAGTTCCATGTCAGTAGTCCTGCTGGACCCCCACTCAGCCAGGTGCTCAGAGACCCTGAGGACAGACGCAAACTGG GGAAGGCCCACCTGCGTTGTGCAGTGATCAGACATGAGGAGGCTATGAGAGTACATGGTCTATGTAAGATCCTGAGGAAGATGGATATTCTACAGGAGGTGCTCTCTTTCATGTACAAACGCTCCCTGGACAAATACTCCGAGATGGACCGAGAGGATGACTTTGATGAGACCGCAGAGGCCCCCGAGATACAct CTCAAACCCAGCACAAACCAGACATCACACCACCCAACTTCTCCACTGTCCCAGTCACTGACATCTTCCAAAGGCTG GGTCCCCTGTCAGTGTTCTGTGCGAGGGCACGCTGGGGGCCGGTGCGTGTGGTGAGTCTCCAGCGAGGGGACGGGGGTTTGGGGCTGACTCTTAGAGGAGACTCTCCTGTCCTTGTGGCTGGGGTAGTGCCGGGGGGATGTGCCCAG gaGGCAGGTTTGAGGGAGGGGGACTATATAGTGGCAGTGGATGGAGAGGACTTTAAGTGGGCTAAACATGGAGAGGTGGTCCACATCCTGAAGAGCTGCAGCGACAGAGGAATACAACTCAGCAtcatcacactgcacacacaccatacacag gtggaTAGGAGGCAAGTGATGCTCTCCCCCAGTGGAGACGAAGCGAACGCTCTGCAACGGACCACGGGCAGGGCTAAGGGGCAGCGCACCGCCCCCTTACTCAACTGGAACAGGAAGAAGACTGGGGGAGGAGGCAGAGCCACCAAGAGACTGGGCAGCACCTTCAGTTTGCCGTTTGGAAACCTTCGGGACTGTGAGTCCATGTACTGA
- the rhpn1 gene encoding rhophilin-1 isoform X1, whose protein sequence is MMGEESATRQPEMSDAGSDEELALPARMEEGSHNGSIRKGCDPCSQTQRSKLQHRRARINQQINKEMRMRAGAENLFRATTNHKVKETVALELSFVNSNLQLLKEELEELNSNMEVYQTESEAINVPMIPLGLKETKEVDLTVPLKDVICEHYGEDSSLFEKEIKEFMELRQAMRTPSRNEAGLELLMEYYNQLYYLDQRFFPPHRTLGVHFHWYPPKPDVYDSLTGVPSCQRALAFEKGSVLFNVGALYTQIGARQDRSATAGIDRAIDAFQRAAGAFNYLKENFSNAPSLDMSGPSLCMLVRLMIAQVQECVFERVTLTTPDTHFITKLQVAKEAARVSDVYSLVLQTMSQTLVKDYVPFSWASMVQVKAEHFRALSHYNAAVALCDHTQSIEEGGDEESAKALFQFHVSSPAGPPLSQVLRDPEDRRKLGKAHLRCAVIRHEEAMRVHGLCKILRKMDILQEVLSFMYKRSLDKYSEMDREDDFDETAEAPEIHSQTQHKPDITPPNFSTVPVTDIFQRLGPLSVFCARARWGPVRVVSLQRGDGGLGLTLRGDSPVLVAGVVPGGCAQEAGLREGDYIVAVDGEDFKWAKHGEVVHILKSCSDRGIQLSIITLHTHHTQVDRRQVMLSPSGDEANALQRTTGRAKGQRTAPLLNWNRKKTGGGGRATKRLGSTFSLPFGNLRDCESMY, encoded by the exons ATGATGGGAGAAGAATCTGCGACGAGGCAA CCAGAGATGTCTGACGCTGGCTCAGACGAGGAGTTGGCGCTTCCCGCACGTATGGAGGAGGGGAGTCACAACGGGAGTATCAGAAAG GGTTGTGATCCGTGCTCCCAGACCCAGCGCAGTAAGCTGCAGCACCGTAGAGCTCGTATCAACCAGCAGATCAACAAGGAGATGAGGAtgagggctggggctgagaacctCTTCAG AGCCACCACTAACCACAAGGTAAAGGAGACTGTGGCTCTAGAGCTGAGCTTTGTCAACTCTAACCTGCAGCTACTGAAGGAAGAGCTAGAGGAACTCAACAGCAATATGGAGGTCTACCAGACCGAGAG TGAAGCCATCAATGTTCCCATGATCCCACTGGGTCTGAAGGAGACCAAGGAAGTGGACCTCACTGTCCCTCTCAAG GACGTTATCTGTGAGCATTATGGAGAGGACAGCTCTTTGTTTGAGAAGGAGATCAAGGAGTTTATGGAGCTCAGACAG GCCATGCGTACCCCCAGTCGTAATGAAGCCGGTTTGGAGCTTCTGATGGAGTATTATAACCAGCTGTACTACCTGGACCAGAGGTTCTTCCCCCCACACAGAACACTAGGAGTCCACTTCCACTGGTATCCACCCAAACCAgacgt GTATGACTCTCTAACAGGTGTGCCGTCGTGCCAGCGTGCGTTGGCGTTTGAGAAGGGCAGTGTGCTGTTCAACGTGGGGGCTCTCTACACACAGATAGGAGCCAGACAGGACCGCTCTGCTACAGCTGGCATAGACCGGGCTATAGACGCCTTCCAGAGAGCTGCAG GTGCATTTAACTATCTGAAGGAGAACTTCTCCAACGCTCCCAGTCTGGATATGAGTGGCCCGTCACTATGCATGCTGGTCCGCCTGATGATTGCCCAGGTGCAGGAGTGTGTGTTCGAAAGAGTCACACTCACAACTCCGGACACGCACTTCATCACCAAGCTACAAGTGGCAAAGGAGGCCGCACGG GTATCTGATGTGTATAGCTTGGTGCTCCAGACCATGTCTCAGACCCTTGTGAAGGACTATGTCCCGTTCTCCTGGGCCTCCATGGTTCAAGTGAAAGCCGAACACTTTAGAGCCCTCTCCCACTACAATGCTGCTGTCGCTCTCTGTGACCACACCC AGTCCATTGAGGAAGGGGGTGACGAAGAGTCGGCGAAGGCTCTCTTCCAGTTCCATGTCAGTAGTCCTGCTGGACCCCCACTCAGCCAGGTGCTCAGAGACCCTGAGGACAGACGCAAACTGG GGAAGGCCCACCTGCGTTGTGCAGTGATCAGACATGAGGAGGCTATGAGAGTACATGGTCTATGTAAGATCCTGAGGAAGATGGATATTCTACAGGAGGTGCTCTCTTTCATGTACAAACGCTCCCTGGACAAATACTCCGAGATGGACCGAGAGGATGACTTTGATGAGACCGCAGAGGCCCCCGAGATACAct CTCAAACCCAGCACAAACCAGACATCACACCACCCAACTTCTCCACTGTCCCAGTCACTGACATCTTCCAAAGGCTG GGTCCCCTGTCAGTGTTCTGTGCGAGGGCACGCTGGGGGCCGGTGCGTGTGGTGAGTCTCCAGCGAGGGGACGGGGGTTTGGGGCTGACTCTTAGAGGAGACTCTCCTGTCCTTGTGGCTGGGGTAGTGCCGGGGGGATGTGCCCAG gaGGCAGGTTTGAGGGAGGGGGACTATATAGTGGCAGTGGATGGAGAGGACTTTAAGTGGGCTAAACATGGAGAGGTGGTCCACATCCTGAAGAGCTGCAGCGACAGAGGAATACAACTCAGCAtcatcacactgcacacacaccatacacag gtggaTAGGAGGCAAGTGATGCTCTCCCCCAGTGGAGACGAAGCGAACGCTCTGCAACGGACCACGGGCAGGGCTAAGGGGCAGCGCACCGCCCCCTTACTCAACTGGAACAGGAAGAAGACTGGGGGAGGAGGCAGAGCCACCAAGAGACTGGGCAGCACCTTCAGTTTGCCGTTTGGAAACCTTCGGGACTGTGAGTCCATGTACTGA